In Clostridium sp., one DNA window encodes the following:
- the lysA gene encoding diaminopimelate decarboxylase, protein MKLFDNMEVKNNTLYIDGVNTVDLAKKFGTPLYVVDEELVRDKCRRYYTSFKADSGINKVAYAGKAFLTLAMCQLINEEGLCLDVVSGGELYTAYISKFPMNKIYFHGNNKTMDEIKMAVRLGAGKFVVDNIDEMKNINSIAGQENKIQDILLRVTPGIEAHTHEYIRTGQIDSKFGFSIIDNKVEEAVELALKLPNIKLSGFHSHIGSQIFEVKPYCEEVDVMLSLIGKIQNRFNICIEELDLGGGFGIYYVEGDKPKPIEEFCSIILKEAEKKAREIGINLPCLVIEPGRSIVGNAGTTLYTVGTIKEIPDIRKYVSIDGGMADNIRPALYGARYECAVSNKVHSDNIENVTIAGKFCESGDILIENVELPKIEKGDILTVFTTGAYGYSMASNYNKAERPAVVFASKSRVSLVCKRQSLQDIIKGELML, encoded by the coding sequence GTGAAATTATTTGACAATATGGAGGTCAAAAATAATACTCTGTATATTGACGGGGTTAATACAGTTGATCTGGCAAAAAAATTTGGAACTCCGCTGTATGTTGTAGATGAAGAATTGGTCAGGGACAAATGCAGAAGATACTATACTTCTTTTAAAGCAGACAGTGGGATAAACAAAGTTGCATATGCAGGAAAGGCTTTTTTGACTCTTGCCATGTGTCAGCTTATAAATGAAGAGGGTCTCTGTCTCGACGTAGTATCAGGCGGAGAGTTATATACCGCATATATCAGTAAATTTCCAATGAATAAAATTTACTTTCATGGGAACAACAAGACAATGGATGAAATTAAAATGGCAGTCAGATTGGGAGCAGGAAAATTTGTAGTAGACAATATAGATGAAATGAAAAACATAAATTCCATTGCAGGGCAGGAAAATAAAATTCAGGATATACTGCTCAGAGTTACACCGGGAATAGAAGCCCATACCCATGAATACATAAGGACAGGTCAGATAGATTCCAAGTTTGGATTCAGCATTATAGACAATAAAGTTGAGGAAGCTGTTGAGCTGGCATTGAAGCTTCCCAATATAAAGCTTTCAGGCTTTCATTCACATATAGGATCTCAAATTTTTGAGGTAAAACCCTATTGTGAAGAAGTTGATGTAATGCTCTCCCTGATAGGCAAAATACAAAATAGATTTAATATTTGTATTGAAGAACTGGATCTGGGCGGAGGGTTCGGGATATACTATGTTGAGGGAGACAAACCGAAGCCTATAGAGGAATTCTGTTCCATAATACTGAAGGAAGCAGAGAAAAAGGCCCGGGAAATCGGCATAAATCTGCCCTGTCTTGTAATTGAACCTGGCAGGTCAATAGTTGGCAATGCAGGTACTACGCTTTATACTGTGGGTACTATAAAAGAAATCCCGGACATTAGAAAATACGTGTCCATAGATGGAGGAATGGCGGATAATATAAGACCGGCATTATACGGAGCAAGGTATGAATGTGCTGTTTCCAACAAGGTGCATTCGGATAATATAGAAAATGTTACAATAGCGGGAAAGTTCTGTGAGTCGGGAGATATCCTGATAGAAAATGTAGAACTGCCGAAGATTGAAAAGGGAGATATTCTGACAGTATTTACTACCGGAGCATATGGATATTCCATGGCGAGCAACTACAACAAGGCCGAAAGACCTGCAGTTGTATTTGCCAGTAAATCCAGGGTTTCTCTGGTATGTAAAAGACAGAGTCTTCAGGATATAATAAAAGGCGAATTGATGCTTTAA
- a CDS encoding GH36-type glycosyl hydrolase domain-containing protein, with protein MLYIVISMIGLLILLSSYIVYDKLKYRPENIMEDIHLENEDKEELKRHAYKISSASSKDSVKNFRRNLIRNLNASYNKIVESYNFIAGETDISREVIPCARWLLDNFYLIQKEYRNIRYNMTDKYYKSLPVTNMGIMRGYPRIYYIAVEMISKTYGDINEENIDTFINAYQENDILTSGELWAFPIMLRIVLIENISNIAEDMVREQKEKDRAEILADKIINLHTEENFEEELKKLRNKKIDFTPSFTERFIKILRDNFIENPAVYRWIDEELDRQDKTFDMMISIDHQKQSSFQMAIGNSFSSIRKVSSFNWRKDFERFSYVEQVLRKDPAGVYENMDFKSRDYYRHQIERLSRKSGLPEVFIAKKAIKCAQDAAGDEKYKSHVGYYIIDEGINCIMNYIEKDKSRGEHRNFKIVNNVKLTDNIYIFTIASAALLASIAGSYMNIYSEGYNTVWKYVITFFLLLIPLSEIFISVFNWSINKLTHPRFIPKLELKNGIQEEFSTAVVIPVIFNDVSRIQSLIEKMEVYYLSNAEENLYFVLLGDLCDSDSETDENDKSIVDTALEMIEKLNEKYCKNGEDKFYFLSRHRKYNKREGKWMGWERKRGKLMEFNYLIRGCNSTSYNVISGDLKNLCKVKYVITLDADTQLPKDTAKALIGAMEHILNVPYVKDGRIVRGHGLMQPRISVGTLSANRTLYSSIFSGNTGIDVYTNAVSDVYEDLFDEGIFTGKGIYNVDTFISMLKNRIPENSVLSHDLLEGSYVRAALVTDVELIDGYPAYYSSSSRRIHRWVRGDWQLLPWIFRKNGLNRLSKWKIFDNLRRSLVAPSIIILIFWSLIFFRNPEEGLVISLVTLICPVLFNVSDSVVLPSRGISLSGKIENFKVAVEQFLLIFTFLPYKSCLMMDAVIRTIYRMLVSKRHMLQWQTAEDAELKSGKSLANYIKMMYTGSVIGLVIFMLALQNSVTTGIVLLPSCIVWFLSPYIAYKVSIDKRPGHKSLKYDEMCLLREIARRTWAYFEDFITEDSNWLAPDNYQEQPYKGLAYRTSPTNMAMGLTSNAVAYDLGYITLDKLHARLDRIISSMEALDRYKGHFYNWYDIKTRKPLNKYVSTVDSGNLVCYVWLLQQSICEYLKEPVLNGELIHGLEDTMKLADDEIYSKYGTGDIYSENIGLLEENSCNAYMVYGFLENSEKKSHEILEMSDELYWSKKVRDITEDFISFIDTYLPWIGSGFNMPCYISKKLNEIIYDIPIENLPDTIEALMQHIDRNTDEYAPYSRIEEYLSSSLENINNLIHGLENILDRLKGIDGCHDFRMLYDSRRELFSIGYNVDKNCRDKSYYDLLASEARQASFAAIAKGQIDQNHWFNLGRSMALVSREKLLVSWSGTMFEYLMPLIIMKSFPNTLLRETYKSIVKVQEDYGRRKGIPWGISECAYYNFDADSTYQYKAVGVPHIALDRNAASETVVAPYASVMALQVDKNAAVANIKNLITRGAKGKYGLYESIDYDENRIVQCFMVHHQGMSFMSIDNALKGNILQERFHSIPRVKSVELLLQEKVPNSIVYNKNEKNKYVHSLKEHKITMPQRKYLTAATMYPETNIMSNGDYSIMITNSGSGYSKKDGMMVYRWREDCTKDDTGMFFYIKNINSNDYWSVAYEPCRCEGEDYKVIFYEDKVEFERKDGNIKTYTEIAVSRNDDAEIRRISITNTSDHMREVEITSYMEVTLAPYTADLVHQAFSNLFIQTEFMENPTCLVASRRPRTKKADKNWLMQTIAIDGTQIGTVQYETSRENFIGRNRNMQNPRAMDNDAVLTGTTGEVIDPVISLRVRIRVEPGKTVKAAYTTAVSNSRDKIMELAGKYRDMDNVDREFQMAASEAYMQMKYLGLKASRVNIYQKMASRILFMNENMRKRSSCIMNIQKGQSALWPYGISGDLPIVLIIIKGEEDISLVRQILKAHEYFSIKGMKTDLIILNLEEDSYLQPVQNQVRELVDSSHLRNKQNQPGGVFVHNSGSLESEAVDLLKAIARLVIDSSSGDTIKQLGIDTGSNDRYVHHNKMEGNGNNSFSYGIDISKLQYFNEFGGFSEDGRSYIIILKNYKNTPAPWINVISNSHFGFHVSEAGMGYTWNENSRENKLTSWTNDSVMDGESEALYLKDRESGKIWSISPKPVRDSGEYVIEHGFGYSVFKHRANDISGEMTMFVDMDESVKLCSVKLKNNSKDIKKLSVNYYAKLVLGVAHEQTAQYLFTGLSEENGYIYAGNPYSEHFGRNICYLSILGGEKASYTGDRTEFIGRGGSTDSPGGLFDDNLSNTVGAGFDPCLAESVDVTLAPDMEKNLLVLFGQEKDHDNISRVIKKYNDVEKSEYELDKCKNFWNDFLGTIQVDTPDKSMDIMLNGWLEYQALSCRYWARSAFYQSGGAYGFRDQLQDVMAIGYLNPDITRQHIIYSSTRQYLEGDVQHWWHPVVESGIRTRFSDDLLWLPYVVADYIENTGDYSILKEETSYLEDSELKGEEDERYSISRVSEVSGTIYDHCIRAIKRALKFGDHNIPLMGSGDWNDGMSTVGNGGRGESVWLGWFLYSILDRFIPICGYMDDSKNAGYYAEEKKFIKDNLEKNAWDGSWYRRAYFDDGTPLGSIENDECRIDCIAQAWAVISKAAKESRAREALEALDKNLVKRDRGIVLLLTPAFNKSRLEPGYIKGYLPGIRENGGQYTHGAIWAIIAFAEMGYNNKAYEIFSMLNPVNHSKSYLGCRTYKLEPYVIAADIYASSGNEGRGGWSWYTGAAGWMYRAGIESILGLKFKAGKGFTVAPCIPETWNGYNIKYSRGKCLYNIEVRRDSGTGIWMDGNRMYDNVVPFLSEGTHEVVINI; from the coding sequence ATGCTTTATATTGTTATTTCAATGATTGGCCTGTTGATTTTATTATCATCATATATAGTATATGACAAATTAAAATATAGACCGGAAAATATAATGGAAGATATACATCTGGAAAATGAAGATAAAGAAGAATTAAAAAGACATGCATATAAAATATCATCTGCCTCGTCAAAAGACAGTGTAAAAAATTTTAGAAGGAATCTCATAAGGAATTTGAATGCCTCCTACAATAAAATAGTTGAAAGTTACAATTTCATTGCAGGAGAAACTGATATCAGCAGGGAAGTAATACCTTGTGCAAGATGGCTTCTTGATAATTTCTATCTCATTCAAAAAGAGTACAGAAATATAAGATACAATATGACGGATAAGTATTATAAAAGTCTTCCTGTAACAAACATGGGTATTATGAGAGGATATCCGAGAATATATTATATTGCAGTGGAAATGATTTCCAAAACTTATGGTGATATAAATGAGGAAAATATAGATACTTTTATAAATGCATATCAGGAAAATGACATACTGACCAGTGGAGAGCTGTGGGCTTTCCCGATAATGCTCCGAATAGTTCTAATTGAAAACATAAGCAATATAGCGGAAGATATGGTCCGTGAGCAGAAGGAGAAGGACAGGGCGGAAATACTGGCGGACAAAATAATAAATTTACATACTGAAGAAAACTTTGAAGAAGAGCTCAAAAAGCTGAGAAATAAAAAAATTGATTTTACACCTTCTTTTACTGAAAGATTTATCAAGATTTTGAGGGATAATTTTATTGAAAATCCGGCTGTTTACAGGTGGATCGACGAAGAACTTGACAGGCAGGATAAGACATTTGACATGATGATAAGTATCGACCACCAGAAACAGAGCAGTTTTCAGATGGCAATAGGCAATTCTTTCAGCAGTATAAGAAAGGTTTCATCTTTTAACTGGAGAAAAGATTTTGAAAGATTCAGCTATGTGGAACAGGTACTGAGAAAGGATCCTGCAGGAGTATATGAAAATATGGATTTCAAATCCAGGGATTATTACAGACATCAGATAGAGAGGCTGTCTCGAAAATCGGGTTTACCTGAAGTATTTATAGCCAAAAAGGCCATTAAGTGTGCTCAAGATGCAGCAGGTGATGAAAAATATAAATCACATGTAGGATATTATATAATTGATGAAGGAATAAACTGCATCATGAATTATATTGAGAAGGACAAGAGTAGGGGAGAGCACAGAAATTTCAAAATAGTAAATAACGTAAAGCTGACCGATAATATATATATATTCACTATAGCTTCTGCAGCCTTGTTGGCCAGTATTGCCGGGAGCTATATGAATATATATTCAGAAGGTTATAATACAGTATGGAAATATGTAATAACATTTTTTTTGCTGTTGATACCTTTAAGTGAAATATTCATATCTGTTTTTAACTGGAGCATAAATAAATTGACCCATCCGAGATTTATACCCAAATTAGAATTGAAAAATGGAATACAGGAAGAGTTCAGTACCGCGGTAGTCATACCTGTAATTTTCAATGATGTATCCAGGATTCAAAGTCTTATAGAAAAAATGGAGGTATATTATCTCTCAAATGCAGAAGAAAATTTGTATTTTGTATTACTGGGCGATCTTTGTGACAGCGACTCTGAAACAGATGAAAATGATAAATCAATTGTAGATACGGCTCTCGAAATGATAGAAAAACTCAATGAAAAATACTGCAAAAATGGTGAAGACAAGTTCTATTTTTTGTCAAGGCATAGAAAATACAATAAAAGAGAAGGAAAATGGATGGGCTGGGAGAGAAAACGCGGGAAGCTCATGGAATTCAACTATTTAATAAGGGGCTGCAATTCAACCAGCTACAATGTTATAAGCGGTGATTTAAAGAATTTATGCAAAGTAAAGTATGTAATAACACTTGATGCAGATACACAGCTTCCCAAGGATACGGCCAAAGCTCTTATAGGAGCCATGGAGCATATACTGAATGTTCCCTATGTAAAAGATGGCAGAATAGTCAGAGGACACGGACTCATGCAGCCCAGAATAAGTGTGGGAACATTAAGTGCCAACAGAACCCTCTATTCAAGTATTTTTTCAGGGAATACAGGTATAGATGTATACACTAATGCAGTGTCGGATGTATACGAAGATCTTTTTGATGAAGGTATATTTACAGGCAAGGGTATTTATAATGTAGATACATTTATAAGTATGTTAAAAAACAGGATACCGGAAAATTCAGTATTGAGCCACGATCTTCTTGAAGGCTCATATGTAAGGGCAGCTCTTGTTACAGATGTAGAATTGATAGACGGATACCCTGCATACTATAGCTCAAGTTCAAGGAGGATTCACAGGTGGGTGAGAGGAGACTGGCAGCTTCTGCCGTGGATTTTCAGGAAAAATGGTCTTAATAGATTATCTAAATGGAAGATATTTGACAATTTGAGGAGGAGTCTTGTTGCACCGTCTATAATCATACTCATTTTTTGGTCACTTATTTTTTTCAGAAATCCTGAAGAAGGATTGGTTATATCACTTGTGACGCTTATATGTCCTGTGCTATTTAACGTATCTGATTCTGTAGTACTGCCATCAAGGGGAATAAGTCTTTCAGGAAAAATTGAGAACTTTAAAGTGGCTGTGGAGCAGTTTTTACTCATATTTACATTTCTGCCTTACAAGTCCTGCCTGATGATGGATGCTGTAATAAGGACAATATACAGAATGCTTGTAAGCAAAAGGCATATGCTCCAGTGGCAGACTGCTGAAGATGCTGAGCTGAAGTCAGGCAAATCACTTGCAAATTATATAAAAATGATGTATACGGGAAGCGTCATCGGGCTTGTAATATTCATGCTGGCACTTCAAAATTCTGTAACGACAGGTATAGTATTGCTGCCATCCTGTATAGTGTGGTTTCTGTCACCTTATATTGCTTATAAGGTGAGCATTGATAAAAGACCGGGGCATAAGAGCTTGAAATATGATGAAATGTGCCTGCTCAGGGAAATTGCAAGACGGACATGGGCATATTTTGAGGATTTTATTACAGAGGATAGCAACTGGCTCGCACCTGACAATTATCAGGAGCAACCCTATAAAGGCCTGGCTTACAGAACTTCGCCCACGAATATGGCCATGGGGCTGACATCAAATGCAGTGGCCTATGATTTAGGCTATATTACATTAGATAAATTACATGCAAGGCTTGATAGGATAATTTCCAGCATGGAAGCTCTGGATAGATACAAGGGGCATTTTTACAACTGGTATGATATAAAAACAAGGAAACCGCTCAACAAATATGTATCTACCGTAGACAGCGGGAATCTCGTATGTTATGTATGGCTTTTACAACAATCCATATGTGAATATTTAAAAGAACCTGTTCTGAATGGAGAGCTGATTCATGGACTTGAAGATACAATGAAATTGGCCGATGATGAAATTTACAGCAAGTACGGCACAGGGGATATTTATTCTGAAAATATCGGACTGCTGGAGGAAAACAGCTGCAATGCATATATGGTATATGGTTTTCTGGAGAATTCAGAGAAAAAGTCCCATGAAATTCTTGAAATGTCCGATGAACTTTACTGGAGCAAAAAAGTCAGGGATATTACAGAGGATTTTATAAGCTTTATTGATACATATCTGCCGTGGATAGGCAGTGGGTTTAATATGCCATGTTATATTTCCAAAAAACTCAATGAGATCATCTATGATATACCAATTGAGAATTTACCTGATACTATTGAAGCTCTAATGCAGCATATTGACAGAAATACTGATGAATATGCCCCGTATTCCAGAATCGAGGAGTATTTGAGTTCAAGTCTCGAAAATATAAATAATCTGATACATGGGCTTGAGAATATACTGGACAGATTGAAAGGTATTGATGGCTGCCATGATTTTAGGATGCTGTATGATTCCAGAAGAGAACTTTTTTCCATAGGTTATAATGTGGATAAAAACTGCAGGGATAAAAGTTATTATGATCTTCTGGCTTCAGAGGCAAGACAGGCAAGTTTTGCAGCTATAGCGAAGGGTCAGATAGACCAGAACCACTGGTTTAATCTGGGACGTTCAATGGCACTTGTATCCAGGGAAAAGCTTCTTGTTTCCTGGTCAGGAACCATGTTTGAATATCTTATGCCTCTTATTATAATGAAGAGTTTTCCAAATACCCTCCTCAGGGAAACATATAAGAGCATAGTCAAGGTACAGGAGGATTACGGGAGAAGAAAAGGTATTCCCTGGGGAATATCGGAATGTGCCTACTATAACTTTGATGCAGATTCCACATATCAGTATAAAGCTGTAGGTGTCCCACACATAGCTCTTGACAGAAATGCAGCAAGTGAAACCGTGGTTGCACCATATGCCTCGGTAATGGCCCTTCAGGTTGATAAAAATGCTGCAGTAGCTAACATAAAAAATTTGATCACCAGGGGTGCAAAAGGCAAATATGGTCTCTATGAATCAATAGATTACGATGAAAACAGGATTGTTCAATGTTTTATGGTACATCACCAGGGGATGAGCTTTATGTCCATTGACAATGCTTTGAAGGGAAACATACTGCAGGAGAGGTTTCACAGCATACCACGTGTAAAATCCGTGGAGCTTCTCCTTCAGGAGAAGGTACCGAACTCCATAGTATACAATAAAAATGAAAAAAACAAATATGTTCACTCTCTGAAAGAGCATAAAATTACAATGCCTCAAAGAAAATATCTTACTGCCGCTACAATGTATCCTGAAACAAATATAATGTCAAATGGAGACTATTCCATAATGATAACAAACAGTGGAAGCGGATACAGTAAAAAAGACGGGATGATGGTATACAGATGGAGAGAGGATTGTACAAAAGATGACACCGGTATGTTTTTCTACATTAAAAATATAAATTCAAATGACTACTGGAGTGTTGCATATGAACCATGCAGATGTGAAGGAGAAGACTATAAGGTTATATTTTATGAAGATAAAGTTGAATTTGAAAGAAAAGATGGAAATATAAAAACCTATACGGAGATAGCCGTATCCCGGAACGACGATGCAGAAATAAGGAGAATATCCATAACAAATACCAGTGATCATATGAGAGAAGTTGAAATCACAAGCTATATGGAGGTTACTCTTGCACCATATACTGCAGATCTGGTACATCAGGCATTCAGCAATCTGTTCATACAAACTGAATTCATGGAAAATCCAACATGTCTTGTTGCAAGCAGAAGACCGAGGACGAAGAAGGCAGACAAGAACTGGCTCATGCAGACAATTGCAATAGATGGTACACAGATAGGAACTGTACAATATGAAACCAGCAGGGAAAATTTCATAGGAAGGAACAGAAATATGCAGAATCCGAGGGCTATGGATAATGATGCAGTACTTACAGGAACTACGGGGGAGGTTATTGATCCTGTGATAAGCCTGAGGGTGAGAATAAGGGTGGAGCCTGGGAAAACCGTTAAAGCAGCCTATACTACAGCTGTCTCCAACTCAAGGGATAAAATAATGGAACTGGCTGGAAAATACAGGGATATGGACAATGTGGATAGGGAATTCCAGATGGCCGCTAGTGAAGCGTATATGCAGATGAAATATCTTGGATTAAAGGCATCGAGAGTAAATATATACCAGAAAATGGCATCCAGGATATTGTTCATGAATGAAAATATGAGGAAAAGAAGCAGCTGCATCATGAACATACAAAAAGGTCAGTCTGCCCTATGGCCCTATGGTATTTCCGGAGATCTTCCCATAGTACTTATCATAATAAAGGGAGAAGAGGACATTTCACTTGTAAGACAAATTTTAAAGGCACATGAGTATTTTAGTATAAAAGGTATGAAAACAGATCTGATAATTTTAAACCTGGAAGAGGATTCATATTTGCAGCCTGTCCAAAATCAAGTAAGGGAGCTTGTAGATTCAAGCCATCTTAGAAATAAACAGAATCAGCCTGGAGGAGTATTTGTTCATAATTCAGGAAGCCTGGAAAGTGAAGCCGTGGATCTTCTGAAAGCCATAGCCAGATTGGTAATTGACAGCAGCAGTGGGGATACAATCAAGCAGCTTGGCATAGATACAGGTTCAAATGATAGATATGTACATCACAACAAGATGGAAGGTAATGGAAACAACAGTTTCAGCTATGGAATTGATATTTCAAAGCTGCAGTATTTTAATGAGTTTGGTGGATTTTCCGAAGATGGCAGATCTTATATTATAATACTTAAAAATTACAAGAATACTCCTGCACCCTGGATAAATGTTATTTCGAACAGTCATTTTGGGTTCCATGTTTCAGAGGCTGGAATGGGGTATACATGGAATGAAAACAGCAGGGAGAATAAATTAACATCATGGACAAATGATTCCGTAATGGATGGAGAGTCGGAAGCCCTGTATTTAAAAGACAGGGAAAGCGGGAAAATATGGAGCATATCGCCTAAGCCAGTGAGGGATTCAGGAGAATATGTAATCGAGCATGGGTTTGGATATTCAGTATTCAAGCATAGGGCAAATGACATATCCGGAGAAATGACAATGTTTGTGGATATGGATGAGAGTGTGAAACTGTGCAGTGTGAAATTAAAGAACAACAGCAAGGACATAAAAAAGCTTTCTGTAAATTACTATGCAAAACTTGTTCTTGGTGTTGCGCATGAACAGACAGCACAGTATCTGTTCACAGGATTGAGTGAAGAGAACGGTTATATTTATGCAGGAAATCCATATAGTGAACACTTTGGAAGGAATATATGTTATCTAAGTATCCTGGGCGGGGAGAAAGCTTCATATACCGGGGACAGGACAGAATTCATAGGACGTGGAGGAAGTACAGACAGTCCCGGAGGCCTTTTTGATGACAATCTCTCAAATACAGTTGGAGCAGGCTTCGATCCATGTCTTGCAGAGAGTGTTGATGTGACTCTGGCTCCGGATATGGAAAAAAATTTACTCGTATTGTTCGGACAGGAAAAAGATCATGATAATATAAGCAGGGTTATAAAAAAGTATAATGATGTTGAAAAGTCAGAATATGAACTTGATAAATGCAAAAATTTCTGGAATGATTTCCTTGGAACAATACAAGTTGATACTCCCGACAAATCCATGGATATCATGCTGAACGGATGGCTTGAGTATCAAGCCTTAAGCTGCAGATATTGGGCTAGAAGCGCGTTTTATCAGTCGGGTGGTGCATATGGTTTCAGGGACCAGCTTCAGGATGTAATGGCAATAGGATACCTGAATCCAGACATAACAAGACAGCATATAATATACAGCTCTACAAGACAGTATCTGGAAGGCGATGTACAGCACTGGTGGCATCCTGTTGTTGAAAGTGGTATAAGAACAAGATTTTCAGATGATCTTCTATGGCTTCCATATGTTGTGGCGGATTATATTGAAAATACTGGAGACTATAGTATATTGAAAGAAGAAACCTCCTACCTTGAAGACAGTGAGCTGAAAGGGGAAGAAGATGAAAGATACAGCATATCGAGAGTCTCTGAAGTCAGTGGAACAATATATGATCATTGCATAAGGGCTATAAAGAGGGCATTGAAATTTGGTGATCACAATATTCCTCTGATGGGTTCAGGTGATTGGAATGACGGCATGAGTACCGTTGGAAACGGAGGGCGCGGGGAAAGCGTATGGCTTGGATGGTTCCTGTACAGCATACTGGATAGATTCATACCAATATGCGGTTATATGGATGACAGTAAAAATGCAGGGTATTATGCAGAAGAAAAGAAATTCATAAAAGATAATCTGGAGAAGAATGCATGGGATGGAAGCTGGTATAGAAGGGCATATTTTGATGACGGAACTCCACTTGGCTCAATAGAAAACGATGAATGCAGGATCGACTGTATAGCCCAGGCATGGGCAGTAATCTCTAAAGCTGCAAAAGAATCCAGAGCAAGGGAGGCTCTTGAAGCTCTGGATAAAAATCTGGTGAAAAGAGACAGGGGAATAGTGCTTCTCCTGACTCCGGCATTTAATAAATCGCGTCTGGAACCAGGATATATCAAAGGATACTTACCAGGTATAAGAGAAAATGGAGGACAGTATACCCACGGTGCCATATGGGCCATAATTGCCTTTGCTGAAATGGGTTATAACAACAAGGCCTATGAAATATTCAGCATGTTGAACCCTGTAAATCACAGTAAATCCTATCTTGGGTGCAGAACATACAAACTGGAACCTTATGTTATTGCAGCCGACATATATGCATCTTCCGGGAATGAGGGAAGAGGAGGATGGAGCTGGTATACAGGTGCGGCAGGCTGGATGTACAGAGCCGGTATTGAAAGTATTCTGGGACTGAAATTCAAGGCTGGAAAAGGGTTTACAGTAGCTCCCTGCATACCTGAAACCTGGAATGGTTATAATATAAAATACAGTAGGGGAAAATGCCTCTACAATATTGAAGTGCGTAGAGATTCCGGTACAGGAATATGGATGGATGGAAACAGGATGTATGACAATGTAGTACCGTTTTTAAGTGAAGGTACCCATGAAGTAGTTATAAATATATAG